GGCGGCTTATACTTTGCCATTCACCCAGCTCAGCGAAGTATGGGAAGTGCAGGGTGTGTACAGTCAACTGCTTTCACAGCCCCTGCCGCTGGAGGAGCGCCTGGCCCTCTTGGAAGAAACCGTGCAGCAACTGAACCTGCGGGTGCAGCAACTGGAAAAGTAAATCACCACACCATATTCATACTACCTTGGCAACACCACCCAACAGCGCCTACTTCAGCCCCGGAGACGATTGCCTCCATGCCATACTTGAAAGTATAAACACAGCAGCCCATTCGCTGAAGATCTGCGTGTTCACCATCAGCGACGACCGCATCTCCAGCGCTATTGAGCAAGCGCACCGAAGGGGCGTGAAGGTGAAGATCATTACCGATAATGAGAAACTGTATGACACAGGCTCCGATATCAAAAGTTTAGCCGCAGCCGGACTGGACATTCGGGTGGATATATCGCACAACCACATGCACCACAAGTTTGCAATACTCGATAACGGGGCCATACTTACCGGCAGCTATAACTGGACCCGAAGCGCCGCCAACTACAACCACGAAAACATCCTGATTACCCACGACCGCGAAACCATGCTGGCTTACCGCAAGCAGTTCGATTTGCTGTGGGAGGAGATGGTGCCATTTAAGGGATAGCAGTAAGCAACAATGCAGCTCATTCGTAAGCAGTAAACCTTTTTAACCTACATAGTTCTGCAGCTCCCGGTATACTTCGGCTAGGCGCCTGGGTGGGAAATGGGCGTTGAGGCCACTGGGGTTTGGCAGTACCCATACTTGCGTATTTCCGATCATCAGGTTCTGCAGGCCCACCCCGCTCCCCTTCTGTCCGAAAGCAGCTTGGTACACCGAGATGCCCAGCAAGGCCAATACCTGCGGATTATACTTGTGCACCTTCTCCACCAGTTGCTTTCCTCCCTTTCTCAGCTCCGCTATACTTAGGTCGGCGGCGGCTACGGTGGCCCGGTCTACCACATTCGTAATGCCGAACCCCAACGGCAACAACTCCTGTTGCTCTTCGGGCTTGAACAGCCTGGGAGTGAACCCAGCGGCAAACAAGGTGGGCCAGAAGCGGTTGCCGGGCCGCGCAAAATTATACGTAACTACCGCCGTGTACACGCTTGGGTTGATGCCACAGAACAGCACCTTTAGGTTCGGGGCAATCACGTCAGGCACCGTACGACCAACGGCTGCCGCTAACTCCACTTTTGTAGGCTTGTGCACCATAATAAGTATCTTTCATCTTGCTCTTTATACGTAGCCAACAGCCGCCTTGCAAGTACAGGGTGCATACCTGAAAGCACTTGCAAACAGCAGGCTTTAGAGAACCTCACCCCCTTTCCCTGCTAACGGTAGCTGCTTGCTTTACCCAATCCCAAACTGATTACAGCAGGGATGTACCTACACGCTTAAAACAACAATTTTTTACACCCTCTTTCACGGCACATTGAACATGGATTAGCAACCGCTAACCATATAATCATATTTAATATTTGTTTACAAATAATCAACTCATAAATTTTAACATTGATTTTTAAAGCAATTCCTGAAGCTTAACACTAAACATTATGAGAACACGGTTATTTAAAACATGTACGGCAGCTGCCTGTATCGCTTTATTGTATGGTTGTACCCCGGACAATGAGGAAATGGCGGATTTCGAAAAAATTAATAGAGCACAGGCAGCCATACTTGAGCCAGGATGCGAAATGGTTACGTTTGACCATGTGGTAACCGGGACAAACGGCTTTGTAACAGCCGTTATGAGCAGCCCGGGGTCAGAACAGATCATGGTGCATGCCTATCAGAGAACAGCGAGCGGCTCCTACCGCACAAACCTGAATGTTGCGAACATATTTGATTCCAGCCAGGATTGGTCGCAGCATCTACACGATATGCAGGTTGTGGATATTTTAACGCCGCACCAGGACTTTGGCGGAGGCGGCGTTGGAGCTGGCGGAGCGAGAGGTAGCGCTTATGCTAATGATAGTGACCTGGGTGACATGATGATCATTAACCGTTTTGACGAAGCGAACAAGCCTTACGACAATAACAGCGGCGGCATGATAAGCTTTGATTTCTCATCTATGGGAACAGTGACCATGAGCTCCATTACCGTGCTCGATGTTGACAGTTATGAGGGTGCGTCCAAGATAGAGCTCTTTGGCGCAAACGGAAACCTGCTAAGTGTGGTACCCGTCCAAATAAGCGAAAGCAACGGCAAGCAAATCGTAGACCTTGGCAATACTGCAGGTGTAGCAAGAATGGTTGTTCACCTTGGTCCTGACGTAACTGGCGCTTCTACTGGTTCCGGAGCCGTGGACAACATCGTGTTCTGCCGTCCGCCTCAGGAATATGGCTGTACTTACACTCAGGGCTACTGGAAAAACCACGCTACTGGCAAAAAGGCTGATGCAGCCTGGAACGGAATGCATGATGACCAATTCTACCAGAGCGGAAGCACCTACCTGCAAGTGCTGAACACAGCCCCTAAAGGAGGAAACGCTTACTACATTTTAGCACATCAGTTTATTGCGGCTAAATTGAACATGGTAAATGCTTCGTCAACGCCTGAGGTAACAGCGGCTTTTAACAGCGCAGAGGCTTATTTCTCAACTGCTACGCCTGCTAACCCTTATGGTGCTGCAAGCAGAGCAGACCTGATCAGATGGGCGGGTATACTGGCCGATTACAACGAAGGAAGAGTTGGCCCAGGCCATTGCGACTAAGCAGATTAAGAACCTATAGTTCCTTACACCATACGCCGTTGCCAGCTAGTCCTGGCAACGGCGTATGAATTTTATGCCGCTCCCACCTTGCACTCAGGTACCACCTCCAAAGAGCAAATGTGTGGCAAAAAGACAGAAGCCATAACCACAACCTTACGGCTGGTTTACTGCAGCACTCCTATTACACTTTAGAAAAGAAGAACTAAGCCACGTCAGAATCGCTGCTGTCTCTTATGGGAGGAACAACATCACTGCTTTTGCGTTTATTCGTCTTCAAGTATGAACGTAAAACAGATCAACCATACCCGTATTAACAAAAGCCTGCTGACCATTTTCCTGGTAGCCATTCTTCTGTATCTGGGCAAGTCGTTTCTTGTACCGGTGGCCATTGCCGCTTTCTTTGCTATGCTGCTGTTTCCGGTGGTATTAAGGCTGCAGCGGCGGCGCATTAAAAGACCCATAGCTGCCCTGATTTCCATTCTGCTGCTCTTAAGCGTAATCACTGCCATAGGCACCCTGGTATATTACCAGACTAAAAGCCTGGAGGCGGACCTGCCCCGGCTGGAGGAAAGAATAGAAAAAAAGACGGCCAGGCTGCAATGGCTGCTTTACGAGACCACTGACTTGACGGCATATGAGCAGGAGGAAATTCTGGAAGAGAAAAAGCCGGATATTGCCAAGGCTGTGTTTAAAAGTGTAAGAGATTTACTGGTGCAGGGATTTACCATTCTGCTGTTCATCTTCATCGTGCTCACCTATACCTTCTTCTTCCTGCTCTACCAGCAAAAGATACAGAACTTCCTGGTTAGATTACATGTGTTTGACAGCACAAAAGAATCGAAGGTGCTGCTTGCCCGTATCTCCCGCATCATCCACGACTACCTGAAGGGCACCTTTACAGTCATTTTTATTTTGGGTGTGGCCTACGCATTGGGATTTTGGGCAATAGGCATTGAGCATGCCTTACTCTTTGCAATGATTACGGCGCTGCTACGCATCATCCCCTACTTCGGATCTTTCCTGGGGATTGCCTTTCCCATTGCATTCGCTTTCCTCACCAAAGATTCTATGTGGTATCCGGTGCTGGTGCTAGCGTTTTTCATGGTTACCCAGCTACTCGAAGCCAACCTGCTAACGCCCTACATCACCGGCTCCAGGGTAAAACTCAACCCCATGGCCACGATTCTGGTCATCTTATTTGGCAACCTGCTGTGGGGCATTCCGGGTATGATCCTGTTCGTGCCTTTGTTTGCCAGCCTCAAAGTTGTTTTTGATCAGATCCCACAGTTAAGCCCTTACGCTTACATTCTTGGAAAAGAAGATGAAGGTCTTGCCTGACCTTGCTTGTAGCCTTCCTCAGGCACAAAGGGAAGTATGCCTGTTTTTCTCCCTGAAGTATTTCTGCTGACGAAAAAAGTCATAGCCCGTTCCTGGTGAAGTGTACTCAGAAACAGTTGCCAGTTCGAAGTCCGCTGCATTGAGAACGGTTAAGCAAAACACTATTTTATTGAAAGGAGTAAAAATGCCCGGAGCTTTAAAGCAGCAAAATCACCTTTCCAAGTACAAAATGAAGGTAGGCACAACAGATTATCAAAAGATACTGAATCAGATTCAGCAAGAACTTTCTCAAGCAGAAGTTTCCGGGAAAGTAGCCGCCTATATACCTGAGCTTGCCAAGGTTTCGCCCGAGAAGTTCGGAATGCACCTCTACAACCTGGAAGGGGAAAACTACTGCTTCGGGAACAGTGAGGAACGCTTTTCTATCCAAAGTATTTCCAAGGTTTTTTCCCTGGCACTTGCCATGAAAATAATAGATTCTGATCTATGGAAGCGGGTTGGGGTGGAACCTTCAGGAGCCCGTTTCAATTCACTTTCTCTGCTGGAAGACAATGGCGGCATACCCCGAAACCCTTTTATCAATGCCGGAGCGCTTGTGGTAGCAGATGTACTGGTTTCCTGTTTCAGCAACCCCAAAGCTGCCTTCCTCTCTTTCATGCACGAATTGACGGGCAACAGTACCATATCGTACGACGAAACAGTGGCCGCCTCTGAAAGGTCGGAAGGGTACCGAAATTTTGCCATGGCTAATTATTTGAAGTCTTTCGGAAACATTAAGAATGATGTAGAGGAGGTTTTGGATTTTTATTTTCACCAGTGTTCCATCACCATGTCATGCAAAGAGCTTTCGCAGGCTTTTATCGTGTTTGCTAACAAAGGCAACCTACTGGACACAGACCGGCAATTACTCACAGGGAAACAAGTAAAACGCATCAACGCGCTCATGCTTACCTGCGGGTTTTACGATGAAGCGGGCGAGTTTAGTTTTGAAGTTGGCTTACCGGGGAAAAGTGGTGTTGGAGGTGGGATTGTAGCCGTTCACCCCAACCATTACGCCGTAGCCGTATGGAGCCCACCACTCAATCCTAAGGGAAACTCTGCTCGGGGCATGGCAGCCCTGGAAAGGCTCACGACGCTGACCGGTTATTCTATTTTTTAACGTTGCCCTGCTAGCGCGAACCTCCAGTTCACGCCATTCTTCCTCGACGCTACTTTGCCTCCTCCAGCATGAACAGCGGTACGTGCCACAAGTACGCATTAAGCTTTGAATTCTAAATCCTCGCCTGGTAAGTATACAGCTGGTAATATCTTCCCTTCTTCTCCAGCAACTCCTCATGCCTGCCTTGCTCCACAATGTTGCCTTGCTCTATCACCAGTATCTGATCGGCCTGGCGGATGGTGCTGAGGCGGTGGGCGATTACAAAGGTGGTGCGGCCTTGCATCAGGGTTTTGAGACTGGCTTGTATCAGGCTTTCGCTCTCCGTGTCCAAGTTGGAGGTGGCTTCGTCCAGAATCAGGATGCGCGGATCAGCCAGCACGGCCCGGGCAATGGCTATACGCTGCCTTTGCCCGCCCGAAAGCTTCACGCCTCGCTCCCCTATCAGCGTGTCAAGACCATCCTCAAACCGGTCGGTAAATTCCTGCACGTGGGCAGCCTGGACCGCCTGCATCAGTTGGTCTTCGGTGGCATTGGGGCGCGGGAAAAGGATATTTTCCCGTATAGTGCCCTCAAACAGAAAATCATCCTGCAGCACCACACCCAGCTGACTCCTGTAGCTTTGCAGGTTTATTTTTTGCAGGTCGTGCCCATCCACCGTAATCGTGCCACTGTCCGGGTTCAGGAAGGAAGCCGCCAGGCCGGCGATGGTGGTTTTCCCTGAGCCCGAGGTGCCAACCAGTGCCGTTACCGAGCCAGCAGGGGCCTTGAAGCTGACTGATTTCACTACTTCCTTTCCTTCCTCGTAGGCGAAGGCTACGTTATCGAAAACAACGTCGCCGTGAATGTGATCCAGCTTCAGGGTTCTGTGGCCACCTTCGTCCTCAAGGGGCATGTTCAGGATTTCCTCGGTGCGGTCGAGGCCGGCAAAGGCTTCAGTAAACTGGCTGCCGATGTTGCTCATCTGCACGATTGGTGCAATCAGGAAGCCGAGGAAAAGCGTATAGGCCACGAAGTCGCCGTAGGTCAGGTCGTTGTTCATGATTTGGTAACCGCCAATCCCCATAATGCCCGCCGATGCAATACCCAGCAGCAGGGTTGCCGCACTGGTTACCAAGCTGGTGGTGACTAAGCTTTGCTTTACGTTCAGGAAAAGCCGGTTCACGCCATGTTCAAATATCCTGATCTCCTGCGCTTCCGCATTAAACCCTTTGATTACGCGCACCCCGCCCAGCGTTTCTGTAAGCCTGCCGGTTACCTGAGCATTTATCACCCCGCGATCCCTGAAGATTGGCCGAATCTTTCCAAAGGCCTTGAGCGAAATAATCCCGAAAATGGCCACTGGAATCAGCACGAATAAGGTCATCAGCGGACTGATGTAAATCAGGAGCACCAGGCAGATAAGCGAGGTAAGCACCCCACCGATCATCTGGGCAAAGCCAGTGCCTACCAGGTTTCGTACCCCTTCCACATCCGTCATGATGCGGGAAACAAGCTCACCTGTTTTTGTGTTGTCGAAAAAGCGGATTGGCAGCTGAATAATATGCCGCTGCACCTTTGCCCGCAGTTGGGAAATGAGGTGCTGTGCTTCCACACTTAATATCTGCGTAAGCGCAAACGAGGTAACGGACTGCACCACGATGGCTGCCACCACAGCCACAATCAGCCATTTTAGCATGATGAAGTCGTTGTTCGGTATTACATCATCGATCAGGTACTTGCTGGCGCCCGGCAAAATCAATCCCGCTAAACGACTGATTATGATTAACCCAAGGCCAACAGAAAGATATTTCTTACGGGGCCATATAATTGTTTTAAAAACGTGCCCCAGCGTTACGTTCTTAAGTTTCTTAGATTTTGACATGCATGTTGTAAAGAGGGTACTGGTAATAAACTATAAGTGGGTTTGATGGATACTAAGCCAGTGCATACTGTAATTTAAGCCTAGTAAATGAAGCAGGAAATCTACCACAAATAAACCGTGCATGCACAGATAAGTTTAACACCTGCCCCTGCACAACGGCCATACTTGTGCCTGTAAGTATGGTAGCTACAAAAAAAGCTGCCCCCTTTCTAAAAGAGGCAGCCCTTAAATTTTGGAATGCTGCTTTACTGCGCGGCAGGTTTCTTCTTCAGATTAGCCTGGAACTGCTGTAGCTGTTTGTCGATCTGCTTTTTATCACCAACCACTACCAAGGTCATCTCACCAGGTCGGATGTACTTTTCTGCTGTGGCTTGCACCTCCTGCGGCGTAATGGCATGTATGGCTTCTACCTGTTTGGTAAGGTATGTGTCCGGCAGGTCGTGCAAGTCCAGGAAGCTAAGCTGCCCGATAATGCCCCCCGGAGTAGAGTTCTGCAGCACGAACAGACCCGCAGCGTAATTCTTTATTCCTTGCAGTTCCTCTTCTGTCGGAGGCTCTTTCCGCAACCTGTTTATTTCATACACAATCTCACGCAGCGAATTACCGGTATGCTCTGTTGTTACATCGGCCGTCTGCGCCCATTCCCCCACCCGGTAGCGGGAAGAAATGTAGCTTGAGGGAGAGTAGGTATAGCCTTTATCCTCCCGGATGTTGCGCGTAATCCGGGAGCCGAAGGAGCCGCCCAGCAGCGCGTTCGTAATGCGCAGGGCCATGTAATCCGGGTGCGATGGGTCCACCACCGGCAACCCAAACACGATGGTGGACTGTGGCGCCCCCGGCCTGTCTATCACCTGCATGGTTGATTTGGCAACAGGCTTTGCGACTGCAATATGCGGGGCAGGCCCCTCCTTCCAGTCGCTGAAAGCGGAGGTGATGGCTTGCTTCGTCTTACCTGCATCAAACTTACCTGCCACATACACGTTTGTGCGCTTGGCTCCGAATTGTTCTTCATAAAACCTGCGCACATCCTCCAGGGTAAAGCTATCGATTTCCTTGTCAGTGGGCATTACGCGGCCGTAGGGGTGGTTGGGATACAGCTGACTCCTGAATGCTTCCTGGGCCTGGGTGCCCGGTTGTGAACGGGCGAGGTTCATCTGCCGCTTAAAATCGTTTTTGATACGCGCCAGCTCAGACTCTGGGAAAGACGGATGCTGCAATACATCGCTCATCAGCATGACCAACTCAGGGCCGAACTCAGAAAGCACAGAACCATAAAGGGTGGTTTGATTCGGGCCGACACTCACGTTGAGTGACCCTCCCATACGGGCAACCTCATCCGCTATTTGTTTGCCGTTGCGGGTGGCGGTGCCCTCCTCCATAAGTTTGCCCACAATGTCTGCCAGACCATTCTGGTTCTGCCCTTCGTGCACGTTGCCTGCCTCCACCACCATACTTACCGTAACTTTCGGAATCTCGCCAAAAGGAACCAGCGTCGCCTCCAACCCGTTAGGCAGGTTAAATTCCTGTTTAGGCGGCAACTTAAAGTTTGCCGGTGTGCCACCTTCCGGAGGCGTCTGTTTCTGTGCTGTGGCAGTGGTGGCACCCATAACCACTAGCAGGCCTATTGTAAAAGAAAGTAGTTTTTTCATGAGACGATAGCGTTATATCTGTGCCTGTGGGTTTATGATTAAAACGGTCCTGTTGGTTGGCCGCAAGTATTCCTGTATTGTTTTCTGCATCAGGGCCGGCGTTACTTTCCTGAACTCCGCTTCCAGTTCGTTAATGCGGGAGGGGTTGTCATCAAAAAGCGCAAAGGAAGCCAGCAGGTCTGCCTTGCCAAAACCGTAAAGCCCGCTCATCTGGTCGTAAAGCGAAGAGCGCATTTTCACCATGGCCTGGTCCAGCAGTTCCTGAGAAACTCCTTCCCGCTGCAGCCGCTGAATCTCCTGGTCCAGCACCGCTACAATAGAGTCGGCTGGCACACTTTTGTCGTGAATCAGGCTGCCTGTCCAGAGCATGGGCCCGTGGTAGTTGAACATGTTGCCAAGGTCTGCGTTGATGCCACCACCCACAGAACCCGTATAGCCCTTGTCCTGCACCAGCGCCTGATACAAGCGGCTGTTGTTGCCCTGCAGCAGTATCTGGTCGAGTAAGCCCATAGCATAGTACTCCGGCGTATTGCGCTCCGGCATGTGGTAAGAAAATGCAAGTGCTGGGCGGTTTGCCAGTTTATCATCTTTCGTGAAGCGCTGCTCCTCTTCCTGGCGCGGCTCCGAAAGGTCAGGTATCGGCGGCACGTCTGCTGACTTGATATCGCCGAAGTACTGCTTTATCCACTCCTTGGCGGCCGGAATCTCAAAGTCTCCGACTACCACCACCACCGCGTTGTTGGGGGCATAGTAGGTATTGAAGAAGGAGCGCACATCCTCCAACGTGGCAGCATCCAGGTCTTCCAGGTCGCCATAGAAATTGTGTGCGTTATGCCAGTTCTTGTTGGCATACTGTGGCATGTCGAGCCATGGAAAGCCGCCGTATGGTTGGTTTAGCACGTTCACTTTTACCTCGTTCTTCACCACACCCTGCTGGTTGGTCAGGTTTTCCTGAGTAATGTTGAGCCCCCGCATCCGGTCGGCTTCTGCCCA
Above is a window of Pontibacter akesuensis DNA encoding:
- a CDS encoding phospholipase D-like domain-containing protein codes for the protein MATPPNSAYFSPGDDCLHAILESINTAAHSLKICVFTISDDRISSAIEQAHRRGVKVKIITDNEKLYDTGSDIKSLAAAGLDIRVDISHNHMHHKFAILDNGAILTGSYNWTRSAANYNHENILITHDRETMLAYRKQFDLLWEEMVPFKG
- the mug gene encoding G/U mismatch-specific DNA glycosylase, which gives rise to MVHKPTKVELAAAVGRTVPDVIAPNLKVLFCGINPSVYTAVVTYNFARPGNRFWPTLFAAGFTPRLFKPEEQQELLPLGFGITNVVDRATVAAADLSIAELRKGGKQLVEKVHKYNPQVLALLGISVYQAAFGQKGSGVGLQNLMIGNTQVWVLPNPSGLNAHFPPRRLAEVYRELQNYVG
- a CDS encoding AI-2E family transporter; protein product: MNVKQINHTRINKSLLTIFLVAILLYLGKSFLVPVAIAAFFAMLLFPVVLRLQRRRIKRPIAALISILLLLSVITAIGTLVYYQTKSLEADLPRLEERIEKKTARLQWLLYETTDLTAYEQEEILEEKKPDIAKAVFKSVRDLLVQGFTILLFIFIVLTYTFFFLLYQQKIQNFLVRLHVFDSTKESKVLLARISRIIHDYLKGTFTVIFILGVAYALGFWAIGIEHALLFAMITALLRIIPYFGSFLGIAFPIAFAFLTKDSMWYPVLVLAFFMVTQLLEANLLTPYITGSRVKLNPMATILVILFGNLLWGIPGMILFVPLFASLKVVFDQIPQLSPYAYILGKEDEGLA
- a CDS encoding glutaminase codes for the protein MKGVKMPGALKQQNHLSKYKMKVGTTDYQKILNQIQQELSQAEVSGKVAAYIPELAKVSPEKFGMHLYNLEGENYCFGNSEERFSIQSISKVFSLALAMKIIDSDLWKRVGVEPSGARFNSLSLLEDNGGIPRNPFINAGALVVADVLVSCFSNPKAAFLSFMHELTGNSTISYDETVAASERSEGYRNFAMANYLKSFGNIKNDVEEVLDFYFHQCSITMSCKELSQAFIVFANKGNLLDTDRQLLTGKQVKRINALMLTCGFYDEAGEFSFEVGLPGKSGVGGGIVAVHPNHYAVAVWSPPLNPKGNSARGMAALERLTTLTGYSIF
- a CDS encoding ABC transporter ATP-binding protein, which encodes MSKSKKLKNVTLGHVFKTIIWPRKKYLSVGLGLIIISRLAGLILPGASKYLIDDVIPNNDFIMLKWLIVAVVAAIVVQSVTSFALTQILSVEAQHLISQLRAKVQRHIIQLPIRFFDNTKTGELVSRIMTDVEGVRNLVGTGFAQMIGGVLTSLICLVLLIYISPLMTLFVLIPVAIFGIISLKAFGKIRPIFRDRGVINAQVTGRLTETLGGVRVIKGFNAEAQEIRIFEHGVNRLFLNVKQSLVTTSLVTSAATLLLGIASAGIMGIGGYQIMNNDLTYGDFVAYTLFLGFLIAPIVQMSNIGSQFTEAFAGLDRTEEILNMPLEDEGGHRTLKLDHIHGDVVFDNVAFAYEEGKEVVKSVSFKAPAGSVTALVGTSGSGKTTIAGLAASFLNPDSGTITVDGHDLQKINLQSYRSQLGVVLQDDFLFEGTIRENILFPRPNATEDQLMQAVQAAHVQEFTDRFEDGLDTLIGERGVKLSGGQRQRIAIARAVLADPRILILDEATSNLDTESESLIQASLKTLMQGRTTFVIAHRLSTIRQADQILVIEQGNIVEQGRHEELLEKKGRYYQLYTYQARI
- a CDS encoding M16 family metallopeptidase, whose amino-acid sequence is MKKLLSFTIGLLVVMGATTATAQKQTPPEGGTPANFKLPPKQEFNLPNGLEATLVPFGEIPKVTVSMVVEAGNVHEGQNQNGLADIVGKLMEEGTATRNGKQIADEVARMGGSLNVSVGPNQTTLYGSVLSEFGPELVMLMSDVLQHPSFPESELARIKNDFKRQMNLARSQPGTQAQEAFRSQLYPNHPYGRVMPTDKEIDSFTLEDVRRFYEEQFGAKRTNVYVAGKFDAGKTKQAITSAFSDWKEGPAPHIAVAKPVAKSTMQVIDRPGAPQSTIVFGLPVVDPSHPDYMALRITNALLGGSFGSRITRNIREDKGYTYSPSSYISSRYRVGEWAQTADVTTEHTGNSLREIVYEINRLRKEPPTEEELQGIKNYAAGLFVLQNSTPGGIIGQLSFLDLHDLPDTYLTKQVEAIHAITPQEVQATAEKYIRPGEMTLVVVGDKKQIDKQLQQFQANLKKKPAAQ
- a CDS encoding M16 family metallopeptidase: MNPKTIYLQPIRYTLSWLLLSIAMVLAASCGKEATPTASDTATAAAATTASGTEATANIQVPVEYYTLDNGLKVVLSPDRTAPIATVAVYYNIGFRIEPKDRTGFAHLFEHMMFQGSDNLGKMEFIQLVQKNGGILNGSTRFDYTNYFQIVPAHKLETMLWAEADRMRGLNITQENLTNQQGVVKNEVKVNVLNQPYGGFPWLDMPQYANKNWHNAHNFYGDLEDLDAATLEDVRSFFNTYYAPNNAVVVVVGDFEIPAAKEWIKQYFGDIKSADVPPIPDLSEPRQEEEQRFTKDDKLANRPALAFSYHMPERNTPEYYAMGLLDQILLQGNNSRLYQALVQDKGYTGSVGGGINADLGNMFNYHGPMLWTGSLIHDKSVPADSIVAVLDQEIQRLQREGVSQELLDQAMVKMRSSLYDQMSGLYGFGKADLLASFALFDDNPSRINELEAEFRKVTPALMQKTIQEYLRPTNRTVLIINPQAQI